From a region of the Actinomycetota bacterium genome:
- a CDS encoding RNA polymerase sigma factor, with amino-acid sequence MSLGESFQTTVDAARSGAQWAWRAIYTDLAPQVIGYLRANGCPDPDDLAGEVFLRLVQDIARFDGDEAHFRSWVFVIAHHRMIDERRRRTRRPEAPLILETLHSSDAIGDVEQEALDHLASVGVEAIIRRCVPDQRDVLLLRVIAGLSLAETADVVGKSIGAVKALQRRGVAAIAREFTREGVTL; translated from the coding sequence TTGTCGCTGGGGGAGAGCTTTCAGACTACGGTCGATGCCGCTCGCTCGGGCGCCCAGTGGGCCTGGCGGGCCATATACACCGACCTCGCCCCCCAGGTGATCGGCTACCTGCGGGCGAACGGGTGCCCCGACCCCGATGACCTCGCCGGCGAGGTCTTCCTGCGCCTGGTGCAGGACATCGCCCGCTTCGATGGCGACGAGGCTCACTTCCGTTCCTGGGTCTTCGTCATCGCCCACCACCGCATGATCGACGAGCGCCGCCGCAGGACACGCCGTCCCGAGGCGCCCCTCATTCTGGAGACCCTGCACAGCTCGGACGCCATTGGCGACGTCGAGCAGGAGGCGCTGGACCACCTCGCCTCGGTCGGCGTCGAGGCCATCATCCGGCGCTGCGTCCCGGACCAACGCGACGTGCTGCTCCTGCGGGTCATCGCGGGCCTGTCCCTGGCCGAGACCGCCGACGTCGTCGGCAAGAGCATCGGGGCGGTGAAGGCACTGCAGCGGCGGGGCGTGGCAGCCATCGCCCGGGAATTCACCAGAGAAGGCGTAACCCTGTGA
- a CDS encoding molybdopterin-dependent oxidoreductase — translation MPFSRGFRGRRTDDATRRRLPPGQYLETGFPVLTAGPTQRTPLDRWTFSVSGTGVAQRVWTWNELRDLPQESFTVDIHCVTKWSKLDTTWEGVSVDTLLGEDPPATGYVIALSDGGYTTNLPIADVTGGKAWVVHTFEGKPLAAEHGGPARLLVPHLYFWKSAKWVRSLRHVEEDERGFWESLGYHNRGDPWLEQRYWGD, via the coding sequence ATGCCCTTCAGCCGCGGGTTCCGTGGCCGCCGGACCGACGACGCCACGCGCCGCCGCCTCCCGCCCGGCCAGTACCTGGAGACCGGGTTCCCCGTCCTCACCGCCGGTCCGACCCAGCGCACCCCACTGGACCGCTGGACGTTCTCGGTGTCGGGCACCGGCGTCGCCCAGCGGGTGTGGACCTGGAACGAGTTGCGGGACCTGCCCCAGGAAAGCTTCACCGTCGACATCCACTGCGTCACCAAGTGGTCGAAGCTGGACACCACATGGGAGGGGGTCTCGGTGGACACGCTGCTGGGCGAGGATCCCCCGGCGACCGGCTACGTGATCGCCCTGTCGGACGGGGGCTACACCACCAATCTCCCCATCGCCGATGTCACCGGCGGCAAGGCCTGGGTGGTGCACACCTTCGAGGGCAAGCCCCTGGCGGCGGAGCACGGTGGTCCCGCCCGCCTGCTGGTGCCGCACCTGTACTTCTGGAAGAGCGCCAAGTGGGTCCGGAGCCTGCGCCACGTCGAGGAGGACGAGCGGGGGTTCTGGGAGAGCCTCGGGTACCACAACCGGGGCGACCCGTGGCTCGAGCAGCGGTACTGGGGGGACTGA
- a CDS encoding FAD-binding oxidoreductase — protein sequence MARWTETHSAATLRLRPASWRGHRAGQHVDIRLTAEDGYQAERSYSIASPPNGGGADGTIDVTIERLEDGEVSAYLVDEMQPGDLLEVRGPIGGWFVWDVADGGPLLLLAGGSGIVPVMAMVRHRHQQGSDVRVRMVVSVRTEEDLFYAAELTELAAAGDGFELVVTVTRGEPAAGHRAGRLDAALLDEMRWNGGRAYACGPNGFVETATGLLVAAGMDPAEIRAERFGPSGI from the coding sequence ATGGCCAGGTGGACCGAGACGCACTCGGCGGCCACGCTCCGCCTGCGTCCCGCCTCCTGGCGCGGCCACCGGGCCGGCCAGCACGTCGACATCCGGCTCACCGCCGAGGACGGCTACCAGGCTGAGCGCAGCTACTCCATCGCCTCCCCGCCCAATGGCGGCGGTGCCGACGGGACCATTGACGTGACCATCGAGCGGCTGGAGGACGGCGAGGTCTCGGCCTACCTGGTGGACGAGATGCAGCCCGGCGACCTCCTGGAGGTGCGCGGGCCGATCGGCGGATGGTTCGTCTGGGACGTCGCCGACGGCGGGCCGCTGCTGCTGCTGGCGGGAGGCTCAGGGATCGTGCCGGTCATGGCGATGGTGCGCCACCGCCACCAGCAGGGCAGCGACGTCCGGGTCCGCATGGTGGTCTCGGTCCGCACCGAGGAGGACCTGTTCTACGCCGCCGAGCTCACGGAACTGGCTGCCGCCGGGGATGGCTTCGAGCTGGTGGTGACCGTCACCCGGGGGGAGCCGGCGGCCGGCCACCGGGCGGGCCGGCTGGACGCCGCCCTGCTGGACGAGATGCGCTGGAACGGCGGCCGGGCGTACGCCTGCGGGCCCAACGGGTTCGTCGAGACCGCCACCGGGCTGCTCGTTGCGGCCGGCATGGATCCAGCCGAAATCCGGGCTGAGCGGTTCGGGCCCAGCGGGATCTGA
- a CDS encoding SDR family NAD(P)-dependent oxidoreductase — MPGVSSSWEGVAGRHVVLTGGTHGIGLAAGKALAGRGAQLTIVARDPSRGAQAAKEIKAAAAEAGVEGPVVDVAVADLLSQASVLALAAELAERPGRIDVLINNAGAVFAQRRLTDDGVETTWALNHLAPFLLTNLLLERLKRQPPARIITTTSDAHKRERLPFADLLAERRYKGFRRYGQTKLANICFTAELARRLAGSGVTATCFNPGLVATGFNHNNGPLAALEMRMIKPFSRTPEQGAETLVWLADAPEAADGSGKYFFDCKPVAPNAEAQDPAIWKRLWEVSERQTGLAAPPAPAF, encoded by the coding sequence CTGCCTGGAGTGAGTAGTAGTTGGGAGGGCGTCGCCGGGCGTCACGTGGTGTTGACCGGTGGCACGCATGGCATCGGGCTGGCGGCGGGCAAGGCGTTGGCCGGCCGGGGAGCCCAGCTGACGATCGTCGCCCGGGATCCGTCGAGGGGCGCCCAGGCGGCGAAGGAGATCAAAGCTGCGGCCGCCGAGGCCGGGGTCGAGGGCCCGGTGGTCGACGTGGCCGTTGCCGACCTCCTCTCGCAGGCATCGGTCCTTGCCCTGGCCGCCGAGCTGGCGGAGCGGCCCGGGCGCATCGACGTCCTCATCAACAATGCCGGCGCGGTCTTCGCCCAACGCCGGCTGACCGATGACGGGGTGGAGACCACCTGGGCGCTCAACCACCTGGCGCCCTTCCTGCTGACCAACCTGCTGCTCGAGCGTCTCAAGCGCCAGCCGCCTGCCCGGATCATCACCACCACCTCCGATGCCCACAAGCGCGAGCGCCTCCCCTTCGCCGACCTCCTCGCCGAGCGGCGCTACAAGGGCTTCCGGCGCTACGGCCAGACCAAGCTGGCCAACATCTGCTTCACCGCCGAGCTGGCCCGGCGCCTGGCGGGCAGCGGGGTGACGGCCACCTGCTTCAATCCCGGTCTGGTGGCCACCGGCTTCAACCACAACAACGGGCCGCTCGCCGCACTGGAGATGCGCATGATCAAGCCGTTCTCCCGGACCCCCGAGCAGGGGGCCGAGACCCTGGTGTGGCTGGCCGACGCCCCCGAGGCGGCCGACGGCAGCGGGAAGTATTTCTTCGACTGCAAGCCGGTGGCCCCCAACGCCGAGGCCCAGGACCCGGCGATCTGGAAGCGGCTGTGGGAGGTCAGCGAGCGCCAGACCGGCCTGGCGGCCCCTCCTGCTCCGGCGTTCTAA
- a CDS encoding class I SAM-dependent methyltransferase, whose protein sequence is MSVQAQYSRGTLLADLEAALVAAGRDPEHLGPDDLSEFEEFHTLGRPATMALAEAAQITATDHVLDAGCGLGGPARTLARLTGCTVTAVDLTEEFCTTADALTRHSGLAGQVAVLQADARVLPFPAGAFDVTWTQHVSMNIEDKAGFYTELRRVLKPGGRLAFFDVMAGPTQPVHFPALWTSEPAWSHLATPEETRAAVEAAGFEPTVWEDVTALALAFFTMAATFLAAGPPPPLGLHLVIKDMPAKVQNMRQDLEEGRVTLLRGVAVAR, encoded by the coding sequence ATGTCAGTCCAGGCGCAGTACAGCCGGGGCACACTCCTGGCCGATCTCGAGGCCGCTCTGGTCGCCGCCGGGCGGGACCCGGAGCACCTGGGCCCGGACGACCTTTCCGAGTTCGAGGAGTTCCACACGCTCGGTCGCCCGGCGACCATGGCTCTGGCGGAGGCGGCCCAGATCACCGCCACCGACCACGTTCTGGACGCCGGCTGCGGCCTCGGCGGCCCGGCCCGCACCCTCGCCCGGCTCACGGGGTGCACCGTGACCGCCGTCGACCTCACCGAGGAGTTCTGCACCACCGCCGATGCCCTCACCCGGCATTCCGGCCTCGCCGGCCAGGTGGCCGTCCTGCAGGCGGACGCCCGGGTCCTGCCGTTCCCCGCCGGGGCCTTCGACGTCACCTGGACCCAGCATGTCTCGATGAATATCGAGGACAAGGCGGGGTTCTACACCGAGCTCCGCCGGGTCCTGAAGCCCGGCGGCCGCCTGGCCTTCTTCGACGTCATGGCGGGCCCGACCCAACCCGTCCACTTCCCGGCCCTCTGGACCAGCGAGCCGGCCTGGAGTCACCTGGCCACGCCGGAGGAGACCCGCGCCGCCGTGGAGGCTGCCGGTTTCGAGCCGACGGTGTGGGAGGACGTCACCGCCCTGGCCCTCGCCTTCTTCACCATGGCGGCCACTTTTCTCGCCGCCGGACCCCCGCCGCCGCTCGGCCTGCACCTTGTGATCAAGGACATGCCGGCGAAGGTGCAGAACATGCGCCAGGACCTCGAGGAGGGCCGGGTCACCCTCCTCCGGGGCGTGGCGGTGGCCCGGTAG
- a CDS encoding ATP-binding cassette domain-containing protein: MPSTVLLDVAHATVWVPGPTTLLADISWSVAAGEHWALLGPNGAGKSTLLRLAAGLRHPSSGTVEVLGRRLGRVDVRRLWALIGFVNPVHPTPPELSLADVVLTGATGTVQPLWAHYGPEDRSRASELLSLMGIAGLAGRAFGLCSQGEQGRALIARALMPAPRLILLDEPTAGLDMAGREDLLEALSGLARSSPDLASVVVAHHLEDLPVTTTHALLLNGARAVARGPVCDVITDEVISRGFGVDVHVVRTAGRWAAVRAAS, encoded by the coding sequence ATGCCATCGACCGTCCTGCTCGACGTTGCCCACGCCACGGTCTGGGTCCCCGGTCCTACCACGCTGCTGGCGGACATCTCCTGGTCGGTCGCAGCGGGGGAGCACTGGGCGTTGCTGGGCCCCAACGGGGCGGGGAAATCGACCTTGCTGCGCCTCGCCGCCGGGCTGCGCCACCCGAGCAGCGGGACGGTCGAGGTCCTCGGGCGGCGGCTGGGCCGGGTGGACGTGCGGCGCCTGTGGGCGCTCATCGGTTTCGTGAACCCGGTGCACCCCACCCCGCCCGAGCTCTCCCTCGCCGATGTCGTCCTCACCGGTGCGACCGGCACGGTCCAGCCCCTCTGGGCGCACTACGGCCCGGAGGACCGCTCCCGGGCGTCGGAGCTACTGTCGTTGATGGGCATTGCCGGGCTCGCCGGCCGCGCCTTCGGCCTCTGCTCGCAGGGCGAGCAGGGGAGGGCGCTCATCGCCCGGGCCCTGATGCCCGCCCCCCGCCTCATCCTGCTGGACGAGCCCACCGCCGGGCTCGACATGGCGGGTCGGGAGGACCTGCTCGAGGCCCTCTCGGGCCTGGCCCGGAGCTCCCCCGACCTGGCGAGCGTGGTCGTCGCCCACCACCTCGAGGATCTGCCCGTCACCACCACCCACGCCCTGCTGCTGAACGGGGCCCGGGCGGTGGCCCGCGGGCCGGTCTGCGACGTTATTACGGATGAGGTGATCAGCCGGGGCTTTGGCGTGGACGTGCACGTCGTACGGACGGCAGGCCGCTGGGCGGCCGTGCGAGCCGCCTCGTGA
- a CDS encoding DUF2071 domain-containing protein, with amino-acid sequence MTATALCPFTIDSPIMLQRWERLTFLHWSFDPADVQALLPPNLQVEPLEGRAWVGLVPFFMRVGARGGQRVPWVSNFCETNVRTYVVDQEGRRGIWFFSLDAARLSAVVTARTTYRLPYFWSAMRLVERPGTIRYDCLRRWPGPPATSRVEIRIGEPYASEELSERDHFLTARWILFSAAGPRVRYARAAHGAWPLHRATAEVVADDLVTAAGLPRPEGEPLVHYSPGVEVRIGRPERYGRSSSPPGEAVDRPGAFRLWGFVQPARGQGRLGTMPDELSDRFVSIPRAMGDICA; translated from the coding sequence GTGACCGCCACCGCCCTCTGCCCGTTCACCATCGACTCGCCGATCATGCTGCAGCGCTGGGAGCGCCTGACCTTCCTGCACTGGTCCTTCGACCCCGCCGACGTGCAGGCCCTCCTGCCGCCCAACCTGCAGGTCGAGCCGCTGGAGGGCCGGGCCTGGGTGGGCCTCGTCCCCTTCTTCATGCGGGTGGGCGCCCGGGGCGGGCAGCGGGTGCCCTGGGTGTCCAACTTCTGCGAGACCAACGTGCGGACCTACGTGGTCGACCAGGAGGGCCGGCGGGGGATCTGGTTCTTCTCGCTCGACGCCGCCCGGCTGAGCGCCGTGGTGACCGCCCGGACGACCTACCGCCTGCCCTATTTCTGGTCAGCGATGCGCCTGGTGGAGCGGCCGGGCACCATCCGCTACGACTGCCTGCGGCGCTGGCCGGGGCCGCCGGCGACGAGCCGGGTGGAGATCCGGATCGGCGAGCCGTACGCCTCCGAGGAGCTGAGCGAACGGGACCACTTCCTCACCGCCCGGTGGATCCTGTTCAGCGCCGCCGGCCCCCGGGTGCGCTACGCGCGGGCCGCGCACGGTGCATGGCCGCTCCACCGGGCCACCGCCGAGGTGGTGGCGGACGACTTGGTGACGGCGGCGGGGCTGCCGCGGCCGGAGGGCGAGCCGCTGGTGCACTACTCGCCGGGCGTCGAGGTGCGGATCGGGCGCCCGGAGCGCTACGGCCGGTCATCGAGCCCGCCGGGTGAGGCCGTAGACCGTCCCGGAGCCTTCCGACTTTGGGGATTCGTGCAGCCCGCACGCGGGCAAGGCAGGCTCGGGACAATGCCGGACGAGCTCAGTGACCGCTTTGTCTCAATACCAAGGGCCATGGGCGATATTTGTGCATAG